The following are encoded in a window of Candidatus Methylomirabilis limnetica genomic DNA:
- a CDS encoding type II toxin-antitoxin system VapC family toxin has product MVLIDTNIAISLWVENAWTHAARRLLEKDWDWRTESFALIEFANVMATYARMGLTSEGEALARLNEAEVFLSPGLTVVSHHQALVVAMTYKVSVYDARFLVAARELGVKLVTEDATLRRAAPELTQSLEVALAA; this is encoded by the coding sequence ATGGTGTTGATCGATACCAACATCGCGATCTCATTGTGGGTCGAGAATGCCTGGACGCATGCGGCGCGCCGGCTGCTGGAAAAAGATTGGGATTGGCGCACGGAGTCCTTCGCGCTGATAGAGTTCGCGAACGTTATGGCGACCTACGCGCGTATGGGGCTAACCAGCGAGGGTGAGGCGCTTGCGCGGCTCAATGAGGCCGAGGTATTCCTGAGCCCAGGGTTGACCGTTGTCAGCCACCATCAAGCCTTGGTTGTCGCGATGACCTACAAGGTGTCAGTCTACGACGCTCGTTTCCTCGTGGCGGCTCGGGAACTGGGGGTAAAGCTCGTCACGGAAGATGCGACGCTCCGGCGCGCCGCGCCCGAATTGACGCAGTCGCTCGAAGTAGCTCTCGCCGCCTGA
- a CDS encoding TonB-dependent receptor produces the protein MQGARTQAIGALAGLMISWWANGVHAQESGVPLEITPLPEILVTAPARLPEVPLSLAEVPASVQVITAEEIKRSGALNLQDVMQQLPGVHLNDQQGNAYQFDLSFRGFSGTSVTGVPQGISVFVDGVRVNEPTVEEINFDLIPLDDVERIELIRGPTAIFGRNTLAGSLNIITKRGTAEREMVVEGSGGSFGRRKGRGYMSGTAGPFDYYVAGSQFDEDGWRVQSDSRLSQAFGKLGFRQGGTDITLSYQFQNNRILQPGTLPESVLKVDRTQNFTGGDFFNPNLHMGTLNASQRLGGGFTFALNGFVRKLDTEQFNASLISENSRLFNDTFSGGGTLQLTHEGRFWGRKNLLTIGTEYTRHDVDIRVSEEQNDRSRQQCREEALAAGKNPDEECPEKQLTSVLSDKQDTVGAYIQDTAELGRGLLLSSDNLFLTGALRVDYVRHDITDSSPEEPGKATGRASYSRVNPRAGINYNLSDSYGFYFSYSQGWRVPAFLELTCGKPDSPCVGLQAGVAPDTGFLKLSPVRAHNYEVGFRARPLPWLEGSLALYRTDVRDDIFSVSDPAELTVFFQNIGNTRRQGLEAGLRGIYRNLLEPYVNYTFTRGTFQDNIELGSPRTPGVPQQVAKGDQLPLIPNHRVNAGLRYHLYRWLSLSLDLTYVSSQFLRGDEANTQSKLDDYIILSTGLDLHWKRLNGFVKINNLTNNRYETFGTFAPNAKVPGEPIERFLNPAPPINVLVGASYRF, from the coding sequence ATGCAGGGAGCTCGGACTCAGGCGATCGGAGCGCTGGCGGGATTGATGATCAGTTGGTGGGCCAATGGCGTGCATGCCCAGGAATCTGGAGTGCCTCTGGAGATCACCCCGCTTCCAGAGATCCTCGTGACTGCGCCGGCCCGCCTTCCAGAGGTCCCGCTCTCGCTCGCCGAAGTTCCGGCTAGCGTTCAGGTTATTACGGCCGAGGAGATCAAACGCTCGGGTGCGCTGAACCTCCAGGACGTCATGCAGCAGCTTCCGGGGGTCCATCTGAACGATCAACAGGGCAACGCCTATCAGTTCGATCTCTCCTTTAGAGGCTTTTCGGGTACCTCGGTCACTGGCGTCCCTCAGGGAATCAGCGTGTTCGTGGATGGGGTCAGGGTCAACGAGCCGACCGTCGAAGAGATCAATTTCGACCTCATCCCGCTCGATGATGTCGAACGGATCGAGTTGATTCGTGGACCAACGGCTATCTTCGGCCGGAACACCCTGGCCGGTTCCCTGAATATCATTACGAAGCGGGGTACAGCCGAGCGAGAGATGGTCGTTGAAGGTTCAGGTGGCAGCTTCGGGCGCCGGAAGGGGCGGGGGTACATGAGTGGAACTGCCGGACCATTCGACTACTACGTCGCCGGAAGTCAGTTCGATGAGGACGGTTGGAGAGTTCAGTCCGACAGCCGCCTTTCGCAAGCCTTTGGGAAGCTCGGTTTCCGTCAAGGCGGCACTGACATCACCCTTTCGTACCAGTTTCAGAATAATAGGATTCTGCAACCAGGCACGTTGCCCGAGAGCGTCCTGAAGGTCGATCGGACGCAGAACTTCACCGGGGGCGATTTCTTCAACCCGAATCTCCATATGGGGACTCTGAATGCCAGTCAACGCCTCGGCGGGGGCTTTACCTTTGCCCTCAACGGATTCGTCAGGAAGCTGGACACCGAGCAGTTCAACGCGAGCCTGATCAGCGAGAACTCACGCCTCTTTAATGATACCTTCTCCGGCGGTGGCACGCTCCAGCTCACGCACGAAGGCCGATTCTGGGGGCGCAAGAATCTGCTGACCATCGGGACCGAATACACCCGTCACGATGTAGACATCCGGGTTTCCGAGGAGCAGAATGATCGGTCTCGTCAGCAATGCCGAGAGGAGGCGCTCGCCGCGGGGAAGAATCCGGATGAGGAATGCCCGGAGAAGCAGCTTACCTCCGTTCTCTCCGACAAGCAGGATACCGTCGGGGCGTACATCCAGGACACCGCCGAGCTTGGGCGTGGCCTGCTACTGTCCAGTGACAATCTGTTCTTGACGGGGGCGCTCCGGGTTGATTACGTCAGGCACGATATTACCGACTCGAGCCCAGAAGAGCCGGGCAAGGCGACGGGGAGGGCCTCCTATAGCCGCGTGAACCCCAGGGCCGGCATCAACTACAATCTCTCCGACAGCTACGGGTTCTATTTTTCATACTCCCAGGGGTGGCGAGTCCCGGCTTTCCTGGAGCTGACCTGTGGCAAGCCCGATTCGCCATGCGTCGGCCTGCAGGCAGGTGTGGCGCCCGACACCGGCTTCTTGAAGCTTAGTCCCGTCAGGGCCCACAACTACGAGGTGGGTTTCCGGGCGCGCCCCTTGCCCTGGCTGGAGGGGAGCCTGGCGCTCTACCGGACCGATGTGCGCGATGACATCTTCTCTGTCTCCGATCCGGCCGAGCTGACCGTCTTCTTCCAGAACATCGGTAACACCAGGCGCCAGGGGTTGGAGGCCGGCCTGCGCGGGATCTACAGAAACCTTCTGGAGCCCTACGTGAATTACACATTCACCCGCGGAACCTTCCAGGATAACATCGAGCTGGGCTCGCCTCGAACGCCAGGCGTCCCTCAGCAAGTGGCCAAGGGGGATCAACTCCCCTTAATACCGAACCATCGTGTAAATGCCGGTCTCCGCTACCATCTCTATAGATGGCTGAGCCTCTCTCTGGACCTGACCTATGTGAGCTCGCAGTTCTTGCGTGGCGACGAGGCGAACACCCAGTCGAAGCTCGACGACTATATTATCTTGAGTACCGGCCTCGATCTCCACTGGAAGCGGTTAAACGGGTTCGTAAAGATCAACAATCTGACAAACAACCGCTATGAGACCTTTGGGACCTTCGCCCCAAATGCTAAGGTCCCCGGGGAGCCTATCGAGCGGTTTTTGAATCCTGCGCCGCCGATCAACGTCTTGGTCGGCGCCAGTTACCGATTCTAA
- a CDS encoding sigma-54-dependent transcriptional regulator, giving the protein MAKILVIDDEVVFARSVAHTLSRNGHECRSLSSAEEGMISIETDRPDLILLDIKLAGMSGLDALRKILSLDGSIIVIIMTAYSSVESAVAAMKDGAYDYIQKPIDHDELTFIIEKALETHRLRERLSYFQRKEVQQAAHGEIIGVSAGMTQVIEMIGRIAHLEPRPAGELPTVLLLGETGTGKDLVARAIHRRGSLAGQPFVEIECTSIPKDLAEAELFGYEKGAFTGATAAKPGLIEAADGGTLFLDEVGELSPELQAKLLKAIERRQIRRLGSLRERKINVRIIAATNRDLEAAVKVGAFRPDLYYRLKVLTVELPPLRERGEDVVLLANHFLKQLTHKYSLPVRRFTEAALQALRAYRWPGNVRELVHLVERALLVCDEQEIGPSALSMDATSPVVASQRRNHPPGADETFQIQFPEQGIDLDEVERQLIKQALDLTDGNVAEAARKLSIGREALRYRIQKHGITRPAIL; this is encoded by the coding sequence ATGGCTAAGATACTGGTCATTGATGACGAGGTCGTGTTTGCTCGCTCCGTGGCGCACACCCTCAGCAGAAATGGCCATGAGTGCAGAAGTCTGTCGAGCGCAGAGGAGGGGATGATATCGATCGAGACGGATCGGCCCGATCTGATCCTGCTGGATATCAAGCTGGCCGGTATGAGTGGGCTCGACGCGCTAAGGAAGATCTTGAGCCTCGACGGGAGCATCATCGTCATCATCATGACTGCGTACAGCAGCGTCGAGAGCGCTGTGGCCGCGATGAAGGATGGGGCATACGACTACATCCAGAAGCCGATCGATCACGATGAGTTGACATTTATCATCGAGAAAGCATTGGAGACGCATCGCCTGAGAGAACGCCTCTCTTACTTCCAACGCAAGGAGGTCCAGCAGGCCGCTCATGGCGAGATCATTGGCGTCTCTGCCGGGATGACGCAGGTCATAGAGATGATCGGACGGATCGCTCACCTCGAACCCAGGCCTGCGGGCGAGCTGCCGACGGTGTTGCTGCTGGGCGAGACCGGGACGGGGAAGGACCTCGTGGCACGGGCAATCCATCGCCGAGGAAGCCTTGCCGGGCAGCCGTTTGTCGAGATTGAATGTACGTCGATCCCAAAGGATCTCGCAGAAGCGGAGCTGTTTGGGTACGAGAAGGGCGCGTTCACAGGCGCCACTGCTGCGAAGCCTGGCCTGATCGAGGCGGCCGACGGCGGGACGCTCTTTCTGGACGAGGTCGGCGAGCTGAGTCCAGAGCTTCAGGCGAAGCTGTTGAAGGCGATCGAGCGAAGGCAGATTCGCCGGTTGGGCAGCCTTCGGGAGCGAAAAATCAATGTTCGTATTATTGCGGCCACCAACCGCGACCTCGAGGCGGCTGTGAAGGTCGGCGCCTTCCGACCAGATCTCTACTATCGCCTGAAGGTCCTCACCGTGGAACTGCCGCCGTTGCGGGAGCGCGGCGAAGATGTGGTCTTGCTGGCGAACCACTTTCTCAAGCAACTGACCCATAAGTATTCGCTTCCTGTAAGACGGTTCACAGAGGCCGCCCTCCAAGCCCTCAGAGCGTACCGCTGGCCTGGCAATGTTCGAGAACTCGTCCACTTGGTAGAGCGGGCGCTTTTGGTCTGCGATGAGCAAGAGATCGGTCCCTCGGCTCTTAGCATGGACGCCACGTCCCCTGTCGTTGCAAGCCAAAGGCGAAATCACCCACCCGGCGCCGATGAGACGTTTCAGATACAGTTTCCAGAACAGGGTATCGATTTGGATGAGGTTGAGCGACAATTGATCAAGCAGGCGTTGGACCTGACGGACGGCAATGTCGCGGAAGCTGCCAGAAAATTGAGCATCGGTAGAGAAGCGCTCCGTTATCGCATCCAGAAACATGGGATTACCCGCCCGGCCATTTTGTAG
- a CDS encoding FitA-like ribbon-helix-helix domain-containing protein, with product MSTLVIKNFPEKLHVRLKAQAQRHHRSVTKEVVSLIESVLAAPRQPPKLSPPLKLASGDRPTIEDIEAAIAEGRD from the coding sequence ATGAGCACGCTGGTGATCAAGAACTTCCCCGAAAAACTGCACGTGCGCTTGAAGGCGCAGGCACAGCGCCACCATCGCTCCGTCACCAAAGAGGTGGTGAGCCTCATCGAGTCCGTACTCGCGGCGCCCCGCCAGCCACCAAAGCTGTCACCGCCGCTGAAGCTGGCGAGTGGAGACCGTCCGACCATTGAAGACATCGAAGCCGCCATCGCCGAAGGGCGTGACTGA
- a CDS encoding sensor histidine kinase gives MLIRTKLRIGYLVIFTLVVCIGLVMVWALRGWEAGVRDLTYSHAQSLRAERLRGDLYRQIKEILDRFVSGDRSARGEFENLGVTVEGELADLRKHSQSRAEEERIHALETAHRQVTQLVREIFELLEKGVRERAIQRVERELEQVAFLRQDEQIDRLRAYYDAAAQQSMQRTRAVATQGELLAGVVVLLALAWGSGLLFGIHRWLVKPLRAIGRSTAIISTGELDHRVQVTFQDELGDLAASINRMAQSLKGIQERLLQAERLAAAGELSSCIAHNIRNPLASIRSAAQAALKGSEQSAEVRLTLQSIVESVDRLNQWAYNFLFALKPITPTLIPFDLNRVVMQAVDVVRPMIEGKQITLDLIPSPTLPLVPLDEGYLEQALVALLANACEATPRKGNIVITSRLIHEGEGPGGIAIEFADNGEGIPPDILQKVFTPYFTTKSDGVGLGLTMARKFISAHGGSLTVSNRTEGGTAVQVLLPITYPTGAGRNG, from the coding sequence ATGCTGATCCGCACAAAGCTCCGCATCGGGTATCTGGTCATCTTTACCCTGGTGGTCTGCATCGGGCTCGTCATGGTCTGGGCTCTGCGAGGATGGGAGGCGGGAGTAAGGGATCTCACCTACTCCCACGCGCAGAGTCTGAGGGCCGAGCGGCTGCGGGGGGATTTGTATCGGCAGATCAAGGAGATCCTCGACCGGTTTGTGAGTGGGGATCGGTCCGCACGGGGGGAGTTCGAGAACCTGGGGGTGACGGTGGAGGGGGAGTTGGCTGACCTCCGGAAGCATTCCCAGTCGAGGGCGGAGGAGGAGCGGATTCACGCGCTCGAGACGGCGCATCGACAGGTTACACAGCTTGTGAGGGAGATTTTTGAACTTCTCGAGAAAGGCGTTCGGGAGCGGGCCATACAGCGGGTCGAGCGGGAACTGGAGCAAGTGGCGTTCCTGCGGCAAGACGAACAGATTGACCGGCTGCGGGCCTATTATGACGCAGCCGCACAGCAGTCGATGCAACGGACCCGCGCCGTCGCGACTCAGGGAGAACTGCTGGCCGGAGTCGTCGTGCTACTCGCCCTCGCGTGGGGCAGCGGGCTGCTGTTCGGAATTCACCGGTGGCTGGTAAAGCCTCTTCGGGCGATCGGTCGCTCGACCGCGATCATCAGTACCGGAGAGTTGGATCATCGTGTCCAGGTCACGTTCCAAGATGAATTAGGCGATCTGGCGGCCTCGATCAATCGCATGGCCCAGTCGCTTAAGGGGATTCAGGAACGCTTGCTTCAAGCCGAACGATTGGCGGCGGCCGGCGAGCTCTCTTCCTGTATTGCCCACAATATCCGTAACCCATTGGCGAGCATCCGGTCTGCCGCTCAGGCAGCCCTCAAGGGATCGGAGCAGTCCGCAGAGGTTCGGCTTACGCTTCAGAGCATTGTGGAAAGCGTTGATCGCTTGAACCAATGGGCGTACAACTTTCTCTTTGCCTTGAAACCGATTACGCCAACCTTGATCCCTTTCGATCTGAACCGAGTGGTCATGCAGGCGGTTGATGTGGTTCGCCCGATGATCGAGGGGAAGCAGATCACGCTTGACTTGATCCCATCCCCAACATTGCCGCTTGTCCCCCTTGATGAGGGCTATCTGGAACAGGCCCTCGTTGCCCTACTCGCTAACGCGTGCGAAGCGACCCCCCGAAAGGGGAACATTGTGATTACCTCCCGGCTGATCCACGAAGGTGAGGGGCCAGGCGGCATCGCTATTGAGTTCGCTGACAATGGCGAGGGAATCCCCCCCGACATACTCCAGAAGGTGTTCACCCCGTACTTTACCACGAAGAGCGACGGCGTGGGCCTTGGCCTGACAATGGCCCGGAAGTTTATCAGCGCTCACGGGGGAAGCCTTACCGTGTCGAACCGCACAGAGGGTGGGACTGCAGTACAGGTTCTGCTTCCGATTACCTATCCTACAGGAGCCGGTCGCAATGGCTAA